DNA from Candidatus Zixiibacteriota bacterium:
CGTTGCTCTATCCGATAGGCCAGAAGAACTATCAGCAAAACCACTTCATAGATTCAGAATGGCAGAAGCTGGTCAGTTACTTGAAGGAAGCTTACATTGTCACAATCTTTGGGTACAGTGCACCTGTGAGCGATGTGGAAGCGATGCAGCTAATGACAAAGGCACTGGCGGAATCCCGAGTCAGAGATCTTAACCAGATCGAAATCATCGATATCCAACCAGAAGACAGGCTGCGCCAGAGTTGGGAGCCTTTCATCGTCGGCGATCACTATCAGATCTTCAATGACTTTTATGAGTCATTCATAGCGAATCACCCACGACGGACTTGTGAGGCAATGTGGCAGCAACTTGAGGAGATCCAGTACCTTGATTCCAGGCCAATACCCCAAGAATCGGGTTGGCAAGCATTGCGTGACTGGTTTGCTCCGTTGGTGGAAATCGAGCGGGCGAGATCGCATCGTGTCTGAATGATGTTGCCAGTGTGTCGATATCGTCTGCAAGCTGCAAAAACTAGTATTCCAACTTAATTGCCTCAACAAAACTCATCTCTATACCATACCCCACCACATTCCACGGTCTATTTGTCTGCACGTACTGACAACGCACCTTTCGATTGAACGTCACCGCCGCCGCCACAACACTTGTGGGCTTCTGTCCGCCTGTGATGTCTATAACGATGTCTCGCTCGCGTACCCCGTCAGCCGACAGTTTTCTCAAATAGAATCCAATTGCCTCTGCCAGCTTATTGAAACCTTCAAAATTCAACCCACCAAGGGAGTCGACTCGATCACTGCGGGCATCAATCATCTCCAAAGACAGACCGTCAATACCGAGTAGAGTTATTGCAACTCCGTCAGATCTGATCTCATCAAATCCGTCTAACAACTTGACGAAATCCTTCGCCTGAGATGCGGAATCCCTTGAGCAGATTATGGTAATACTTTTGAGCTCACCCAAATTGTGCGCAATGGCGCGAAGCGGCATTTCCCATGGAAACTGAAGCCTAAATCTAGAATCGATTGTTGCGGTTTCGTCGTTCTTTTTGCGAGTTACAGTCTCCAGAGACGCCGTCAAAGAACCTTTCATCTCCGACCACGGTAGTTGCCCAGACCTGTAAGCTTCGAGTACCTCTGCCCTCAGATACGAGAGAAAGAGCAGGAGGTGCTTCCTCTTCGGCGGGTTGGCGATGTCATCAATGTCACGCGTGCGTGGAAGAAAGGAGCGACGCCTATATGACTCCAGTCCGATTGCCACGAGAGTAAGTAGCACTAACATACAGAGCACGACTACCCAGATCGGGACACTTTTGGACCAGTGCTCAATCTCCTCATGAATGCTGATTGCTATCCAATGTGTCAGAAGCAGCGCTGCAAGCAATAGAAGCCACAGCGGCAGGACTTCAAACACGTGTGTGTACTTTTTCGAATGTGACTTCATCACAGGTCCGCTACTGCCTCAGGGTGAGTATTCATGAGTCTGTTATGGTTCAGCTGTTGAGAACCAGCTTTCCGTATCCAGAGTTTGTCTTTCCGCCGATACCCCAGTTCTTCAGAGCCTCAGTCAATAATGTCATCGAAATTGTGAGCAACTTACGAGCTTCCAATCCATCTACATCGGCCCACACCCGAACCAGAAACGTGCCTTTGACGGAGAGAAACTGCAGCGGTATTGGGCCGTCGAAATCCGCAGGTGCTGCGTCCTCTTGCTTCCCTGTGTAGTAATCTGAGTGGTGGGGAGTCATGGCGTCAAGTAGCAGACCTTCGCTATTCGTGAGGGAGCTTGGATGTATCCAGGCATCATCAAAGCTGACAAGTCCGCTGGCCTCGTTGTTCCCGAAGATGAGTGCAAATGCGGCCCCATCTGCAGCGAAAGCATCGTCGATGGGTCCTCTGGTGAGAGCGCAGTAATGACTCGCCAGCCCCTTTAGTGCCGACCCTGGAATCAGCGGGACGCCATATGTGTGGTGCATTCTCAGTCCCGTCTCGATCACGGATTTTATGCCGAGTCCCACTACGAGCCGACCTTCGGACCTAAATTCGTGATCCAAGTGATTGACGGGTGCCGCATTGTGCCACCGTAGAAAAGCGCGCTCGTACAGCCCGATCGATTTGGCTACCGCCTTCTTCGCCTCCTCCAGGAGGTTGCGTTTGCTTTCACCGTCATCACCAGTTTGAAGCAAATATCGGTCCAGAATCAGGCCTGCATGTGATGCTGCATTTGGAAGCTGTGAATTGGACCAGAGGTCCTGGGCTACTTTTCGACACGCTTGACTCATCTATCCGTGTCCTCACCTTCACCAAGTTGCACTTTCAATACGGCTTCCGCGTATCGTTTGAACCAGATGCTGCAGGCAAGAGCCTCGCGAGTCATCCATTGGTACTGCCGTAATGTATTGTCGGCACCCATGTTCGAGGAGCCACGGACGGCCGTGACAAGTTCAGCCTGGCTGTCAGCTATGCCCGAGACCTCTGCGAAATCTCGAAGCAGATACCGAAGATATTCCCTTGAGTCCGCAGCCGACTTTGAGTCCAGAAACGTAATGGCCTGACACAAACCGCATCGCTGGATAAGGAATGGCAGGTTGAGGCACTGACGTCCGTAATCCTTCCGCCAAGGTTCCCTGTCAACTTTCATGATCCGCTCGTATGCAGCTTGGGCCCGCTGCTGGTCCCTCGTAACATGGCTCGCAGGCATGTTAGCTATTCCTCCCGCTGGAGAATACGCAGCGCACCCTGCCTTTTCCGGTTGTCGACTTTCCACCAATTTGAATGCGTAGTTCTTTTGAACAGTACTCGTTCATCAAGTCGCCTGGATCCAGCGGACCACTCGACGAAAATGGCGTGCACGCCGCAATCCCCGCGAGGATTGTTTCAGCAGGAAGCGACTCCTCGTACCAGAGCATCCCCTTTGAAACGGTCTTTGTCTCAGCATCAATTTTAATGCGTGCCTGGACCTCCGTTGCAGTGTCACTCAAGAAGTCGAATGTCTCATCTGAGACTACACAGTATCTCCTTGCGAACTCCTGTTGCCATGTGAGGTCCTCTGGAAACACGCTTCTTGAAATCATCTCAACCCAGGGTGTCAACGCTTTGTTTTCACTCAGTGCAAGATCGAGGTCCTCAAGAAAGACCTTTCCGCCGGAATGGACTGCACATTGGTCTGTCTTTGCCGACAATGCCGTGTTAGTGTTAGGAATGTGAGGGATGGAAGGTACTGCAGAGAAGCCTGTTGACTCCAGATCTCGCTTTAACCGGTTCATCACCATAGGAGAACTAATCCAGCAGAATGTTCCGTACAGACTCCGAATAGGTAGACAGACAACCCGCGCGTCAGTGAAGATCAGCGCTCCCGATTGTGAGTATTCGTCTCCGGCCAATCCAAACGCTTGCCTGTGTCTTGCACTCTTATCGGACTTCTCTGTGCGTGCTGATTCCCAGGCACCAAAGTAGTCAGCAATTACACCCTTGACTGATGAGCCGGGAACGATTGGCCAGTTGGTAACCTTCTCACGCATGATGGGAAGATCAATAAATCCTACTCCTCGGCCTACGCCGACGTGTACAGATGTTAAGGTGTGAAGCCAGTAGGTCTTTGCGTTAAAATTCATATTCCGCCCCTCCGAAACGGGCACTGTTAGATTCGCCACGCCCCCCACAACCCAAGACCGAAACCATCATTTGCCACTTCAGGCCCACTGCAAGTTGACCTAAGCCAGCAATCGCGTAACAGGTCCATGGGATTTCCTTGCATCACTTTGAAGAAATAGACACTTCCGGACGGTACCATCCTTCGTATTGGCTTGGGACCCGTCTTGCCTCGCTCGAAGCTGAATCCAGATACGGGTTGCCAACGATTCACGATAGCTGACATCAGCTTCAGTGTGACGTTGCTGTGGGGAGGAATACCGACATTGTCGGATGGGGCGATCCAGTCAGGTCGCCAGCCGTCCCGATAAACAGCGGGTGTCGCCAGAATCAAACGGACCGCCTGGACGCCTTTGCCAAACGCTTCATTGACTGGCTGAGGAGGAGTCCAACCGGGATTCGGTTGTCCCCGCCAAAGTGTCAGGCGGCGTTCGCCGCCGAGTGGGTTGAATAGCCCCAGTGTTGCCAGCTTTTCCGCGGTCTCACCACGATCGGTCTCCACGCGCAAGGATACTTCCAGGGGTTCAGTGGACCCCTGCACCGTGAAATCTAATCCGCTCGTCGAAAACAACATGCTCTCCTCGGCAGCATACAACTTCGGATCAATCTTGACATGTGTGCGGATGTCTTGTTTGAGCGGAGGCATATATCCGTCGTCGATGTTCTGTTCTTTGGGTGGTGTGACAATATCGAGATCTGCTAACCAGTTCCCCATCACATCGGACGACCAGAACGCAGCCGAATCCGCCGGTTTGTCGTCGTTTGTAATCAAGATCGGAGAGACTGATAGCGGCGGGTAAGTCCCCTCATGAGGTTTCATTTGAGAAGGTCGCAGCCGTACGTGATTGCGTTGAACCTCGCTGCCACTGCTTGACTCATAAACGAAAATGTCTGCGGGAGCGGGGAAGAACAACTTCCCCTTATAGCAGGGGAGAGGTCCGGATACGGAGATATTCTTTAGTTCGCGTACGTCTTTCTCGTCAAACCGCATGTCTGCCAACTGGCCAATCAAAG
Protein-coding regions in this window:
- the cmr6 gene encoding type III-B CRISPR module RAMP protein Cmr6, coding for MSQACRKVAQDLWSNSQLPNAASHAGLILDRYLLQTGDDGESKRNLLEEAKKAVAKSIGLYERAFLRWHNAAPVNHLDHEFRSEGRLVVGLGIKSVIETGLRMHHTYGVPLIPGSALKGLASHYCALTRGPIDDAFAADGAAFALIFGNNEASGLVSFDDAWIHPSSLTNSEGLLLDAMTPHHSDYYTGKQEDAAPADFDGPIPLQFLSVKGTFLVRVWADVDGLEARKLLTISMTLLTEALKNWGIGGKTNSGYGKLVLNS
- the cmr5 gene encoding type III-B CRISPR module-associated protein Cmr5, which produces MPASHVTRDQQRAQAAYERIMKVDREPWRKDYGRQCLNLPFLIQRCGLCQAITFLDSKSAADSREYLRYLLRDFAEVSGIADSQAELVTAVRGSSNMGADNTLRQYQWMTREALACSIWFKRYAEAVLKVQLGEGEDTDR
- the cmr4 gene encoding type III-B CRISPR module RAMP protein Cmr4, whose translation is MNFNAKTYWLHTLTSVHVGVGRGVGFIDLPIMREKVTNWPIVPGSSVKGVIADYFGAWESARTEKSDKSARHRQAFGLAGDEYSQSGALIFTDARVVCLPIRSLYGTFCWISSPMVMNRLKRDLESTGFSAVPSIPHIPNTNTALSAKTDQCAVHSGGKVFLEDLDLALSENKALTPWVEMISRSVFPEDLTWQQEFARRYCVVSDETFDFLSDTATEVQARIKIDAETKTVSKGMLWYEESLPAETILAGIAACTPFSSSGPLDPGDLMNEYCSKELRIQIGGKSTTGKGRVRCVFSSGRNS
- the cmr3 gene encoding type III-B CRISPR module-associated protein Cmr3, which produces MAAEVFISVTPRDPVIARDGRPFGMGQGNRMRSLAFPVPSMTAGAVRTLIGQLADMRFDEKDVRELKNISVSGPLPCYKGKLFFPAPADIFVYESSSGSEVQRNHVRLRPSQMKPHEGTYPPLSVSPILITNDDKPADSAAFWSSDVMGNWLADLDIVTPPKEQNIDDGYMPPLKQDIRTHVKIDPKLYAAEESMLFSTSGLDFTVQGSTEPLEVSLRVETDRGETAEKLATLGLFNPLGGERRLTLWRGQPNPGWTPPQPVNEAFGKGVQAVRLILATPAVYRDGWRPDWIAPSDNVGIPPHSNVTLKLMSAIVNRWQPVSGFSFERGKTGPKPIRRMVPSGSVYFFKVMQGNPMDLLRDCWLRSTCSGPEVANDGFGLGLWGAWRI